One Pseudomonas entomophila genomic window carries:
- a CDS encoding peptidase U32 family protein, with amino-acid sequence MSLPKNHLELLSPARDVSIAREAILHGADAIYIGGPSFGARHNACNEVSDIAELVEFARRYHARVFTTINTILHDNELEPARKLIHQLYDAGVDALIVQDLGVMELDIPPIELHASTQTDIRTLERARFLDQAGFSQLVLARELNLQQIRAIAAETDAAIEFFIHGALCVAFSGQCNISHAQTGRSANRGDCSQACRLPYTLKDDQGRVVAFEKHLLSMKDNNQTANLRDLVDAGVRSFKIEGRYKDVGYVKNITAHYRKELDAILEDRPALARASSGRTEHFFVPDPDKTFHRGSTDYFVSDRKIDIGAFDSPTFTGLPVGVVEKVGKRDLLVATDVPLTNGDGLNVLVKREVVGFRANIAELKSESEEDGQKRYRYRVEPNEMPEGLHKLRPNHPLSRNLDHNWQQALQRTSAERRVGVEWHAVLREQRLMLTLSSEEGVSVQVALDGPFGAANKPQQALDQLHDLLGQLGTTMYHATAIELDAPQAYFIPNSQLKALRREAIEALTEARVKAHPRGGRKAETTPPPVYPESHLSFLANVYNQKARDFYHRHGVQLIDAAYEAHEEHGEVPVMITKHCLRFSFNLCPKQAKGVTGVRTKVAPMQLIQGDEVLTLKFDCKPCEMHVIGKMKGHIIDLPPPGSAAVAQVVGHISPEDLLKTIPRAPH; translated from the coding sequence ATGTCCCTTCCAAAGAACCACCTGGAACTGCTCAGCCCTGCCCGTGACGTGAGCATCGCCCGCGAGGCGATCCTGCACGGCGCTGACGCCATCTACATCGGCGGCCCGAGCTTCGGCGCGCGCCACAACGCCTGCAACGAAGTCAGCGATATCGCCGAGCTGGTGGAGTTCGCCCGCCGCTACCACGCGCGCGTGTTCACCACCATCAACACCATCCTCCACGACAACGAGCTGGAGCCCGCGCGCAAGCTGATCCACCAGCTGTACGACGCCGGGGTCGACGCGCTGATCGTCCAGGACCTGGGGGTGATGGAGCTGGATATCCCGCCCATCGAGCTGCACGCCAGCACCCAGACCGACATCCGCACCCTGGAGCGGGCCAGGTTCCTCGACCAGGCCGGCTTTTCGCAGCTGGTGCTGGCCCGTGAGCTGAACCTGCAGCAGATCCGCGCCATCGCCGCCGAGACCGACGCGGCCATCGAGTTCTTCATCCATGGCGCGCTGTGCGTGGCCTTCTCCGGCCAGTGCAACATCTCCCACGCCCAGACCGGGCGCAGCGCCAACCGCGGCGACTGCTCCCAGGCCTGCCGCCTGCCGTACACCCTCAAGGACGACCAGGGCCGCGTGGTGGCCTTCGAGAAGCACCTGCTGTCGATGAAAGACAACAACCAGACCGCCAACTTGCGCGACCTGGTCGATGCCGGCGTGCGCTCGTTCAAGATCGAGGGCCGCTACAAGGATGTGGGCTATGTGAAGAACATCACCGCCCACTACCGCAAGGAACTCGATGCGATTCTCGAAGACCGCCCGGCTTTGGCCCGTGCCTCCAGCGGGCGCACCGAGCACTTCTTCGTGCCGGACCCGGACAAGACCTTCCACCGCGGCAGCACCGACTACTTCGTCAGTGATCGCAAGATCGACATCGGCGCCTTCGACTCCCCCACTTTCACCGGCCTGCCGGTGGGCGTGGTCGAGAAAGTCGGCAAGCGCGACCTGCTGGTGGCCACCGACGTGCCGCTGACCAATGGCGACGGCCTCAATGTGCTGGTCAAGCGCGAAGTGGTCGGTTTCCGCGCCAACATCGCCGAGCTCAAGAGCGAGTCCGAGGAAGACGGCCAGAAGCGCTACCGCTACCGCGTCGAGCCCAACGAGATGCCCGAGGGGCTGCACAAGCTGCGACCCAACCACCCGTTGTCGCGCAACCTCGACCATAACTGGCAGCAAGCCCTGCAGCGTACCTCCGCCGAGCGTCGCGTGGGTGTCGAGTGGCATGCGGTGCTGCGCGAGCAGCGCCTGATGCTCACCCTCAGCAGCGAAGAGGGGGTCAGCGTGCAAGTGGCCCTCGACGGGCCGTTCGGTGCCGCCAACAAGCCGCAGCAGGCCCTGGACCAACTGCACGACCTGCTCGGCCAGCTGGGCACCACGATGTACCACGCCACGGCCATCGAGCTCGACGCGCCACAGGCCTACTTCATCCCCAACTCGCAGCTCAAGGCATTGCGCCGCGAAGCCATCGAGGCGCTGACCGAGGCGCGGGTCAAGGCGCACCCGCGTGGCGGGCGCAAGGCCGAGACCACGCCGCCGCCGGTGTACCCCGAGTCGCACCTGTCGTTCCTGGCCAACGTCTACAACCAGAAAGCCCGCGACTTCTACCACCGCCACGGCGTGCAGTTGATCGACGCGGCCTACGAGGCCCACGAAGAACACGGCGAAGTGCCGGTGATGATCACCAAGCACTGCCTGCGCTTCTCCTTCAACCTGTGCCCCAAGCAGGCCAAGGGCGTCACCGGCGTGCGCACCAAGGTCGCGCCGATGCAGCTGATCCAGGGCGACGAGGTACTCACGCTGAAGTTCGACTGCAAGCCCTGCGAGATGCATGTGATCGGCAAGATGAAGGGCCATATCATCGACCTGCCCCCTCCCGGCAGCGCGGCGGTGGCACAGGTGGTCGGGCATATCAGCCCGGAAGACCTGCTCAAGACCATCCCCCGCGCACCGCACTGA
- a CDS encoding TetR/AcrR family transcriptional regulator: MRRSLQEERLLKALAHAIVIQPRATLKELAETAGVSKATLHRFCGTRENLVNLLEDHGEQVLNLVIQEADLERAEPLDALRHLIAEHLKHREMLVFLMFQYRPDTLLGNAEDRRWEAYTQAMDAFFLRAQQMGVLRIDISAAVFTEMFMTMIYGMVDAERRGRAASANTAQALEQLFLNGARTPA, encoded by the coding sequence ATGCGTAGATCCCTCCAAGAAGAACGCCTGCTCAAGGCGCTGGCCCATGCCATCGTGATCCAGCCGCGCGCCACCCTGAAAGAGCTGGCGGAAACCGCCGGCGTCAGCAAGGCCACCCTGCACCGCTTCTGCGGTACCCGTGAAAACCTGGTGAACCTGCTCGAAGACCACGGCGAGCAGGTGCTCAACCTGGTCATCCAGGAAGCCGACCTGGAGCGCGCCGAACCCCTGGACGCCTTGCGCCACCTGATCGCCGAACACCTCAAGCACCGCGAGATGCTGGTGTTCCTGATGTTCCAGTACCGCCCCGACACGCTGCTCGGCAACGCTGAGGACCGCCGTTGGGAGGCTTACACCCAAGCCATGGATGCGTTCTTCCTGCGCGCCCAGCAGATGGGCGTGCTGCGTATCGACATCAGCGCGGCGGTCTTCACCGAGATGTTCATGACCATGATCTACGGCATGGTCGACGCCGAGCGCCGCGGGCGCGCGGCCAGCGCCAACACCGCCCAGGCGCTGGAGCAACTGTTCCTCAACGGGGCGCGCACGCCGGCCTGA
- a CDS encoding LysR family transcriptional regulator, which yields MLDNLALFLAIIEKGSLSAAGRERGLSPATVSERLAALEAHYGVALLTRTTRSLNLTDEGRILADGARRLLAEADELEGRIRHGSENISGLIRLSAPVDLGQNVIAPILDRFLADHPQVAIDLDLTDGYVDLVGQGIDFAIRYGTLADSSLRARALGDNRRVVCAAPQYLQRHGIPAHPDELAGHDCIVMRFGIHAERTWPFRLEGKAYPVRVSGRRVANNGEQVRRWALAGHGLCLKSVRDVQADLDSGRLLEVLAAYGAGEVALQIVYPPTRVQPRRVRALAEAIVAQLA from the coding sequence ATGCTGGATAACCTGGCGCTGTTCCTGGCCATCATCGAGAAAGGCAGCCTGTCGGCCGCAGGCCGTGAGCGGGGGCTGTCGCCGGCGACGGTGTCCGAACGGCTGGCAGCCCTGGAGGCCCATTACGGGGTGGCGCTGCTCACCCGTACCACGCGTTCGCTCAACCTCACCGACGAGGGCCGCATATTGGCCGATGGCGCGCGGCGCCTGCTGGCGGAGGCCGACGAACTGGAGGGGCGTATCCGGCATGGCAGCGAGAACATCTCCGGGTTGATCCGCCTGAGCGCGCCGGTCGACCTGGGGCAGAACGTCATCGCGCCGATCCTTGACCGCTTCCTGGCGGACCATCCGCAGGTGGCCATCGACCTCGACCTTACCGACGGCTACGTCGACCTGGTGGGGCAGGGCATCGATTTCGCCATTCGCTACGGCACCCTGGCCGACAGTTCGCTGCGCGCACGGGCGCTGGGGGACAACCGCAGGGTGGTGTGTGCCGCGCCGCAGTACCTGCAACGCCATGGCATTCCGGCCCATCCCGATGAGCTGGCGGGCCACGACTGCATCGTCATGCGCTTCGGCATTCATGCCGAGCGCACCTGGCCATTTCGCCTGGAGGGCAAAGCGTACCCCGTGCGGGTCAGCGGGCGGCGGGTGGCCAACAATGGCGAGCAGGTACGCCGCTGGGCGTTGGCCGGGCATGGCCTGTGCCTGAAATCGGTCCGCGATGTGCAGGCCGACCTGGACAGCGGCCGGTTGCTGGAAGTGCTGGCCGCCTATGGCGCGGGCGAGGTGGCGCTGCAGATCGTCTACCCGCCGACCCGGGTGCAGCCACGGCGGGTGCGGGCGCTGGCCGAGGCGATCGTGGCACAGCTGGCCTGA